Proteins encoded within one genomic window of Aspergillus nidulans FGSC A4 chromosome VII:
- a CDS encoding uncharacterized protein (transcript_id=CADANIAT00009088), translating to MSMADLDWDTTPALSPPPGEHTDFVHHPYDGNRYVIVNAVFLVISLSSILIRLWTRIFIAQGFRLDDVLNWGLGVHMWDVPLSHLSPWFLKLNVVAAIIYCAGTGFLKVSVLLFYMRIFPSRNFHIAVWVLVFIAAGYSIASVLANVFSCNPVAKSWDMRIVHGSCMDRPTFYFWNAGLGIFTDFATVLVPVPWLRRLQMPNRQKIAVGCILATGCFVGIVSCIRLSSLYILQHTDDLTWATTNALMWCVIELNLGIFGGCVTAMRPFMRCYFPRLLGLSSYSGDKYPSRSRGNSLPLHSIPRSNHPTFSNRGHNHSTAYKSALDNSSEEHILSGASAPSGAGKEIDGIIRTVEVDIKKSGG from the exons ATGTCAATGGCTGATCTGGACTGGGATACCACCCCGGCGCTGTCGCCGCCGCCTGGTGAGCATACCGACTTTGTCCACCACCCATATGACGGCAACCGCTATGTCATTGTCAATGCCGTCTTCTTGGTGATTTCGTTATCATCTATCCTTATTCGACTATGGACTCGCATATTCATTGCCCAAGGCTTCCGGCTGGATGACG TGCTTAATTGGGGCCTCGGCGTTCACATGTGGGATGTTCCTCTTTCCCATCTCTCGCCGTGGTTTTTGAAG CTCAATGTTGTGGCCGCTATCATCTACTGCGCTGGCACTGGATTCCTCAAGGTCTCAGTGCTATTGTTTTACATGCGCATCTTCCCTAGTCGCAACTTCCATATCGCCGTCTGGGTGCTCGTGTTCATCGCCGCCGGTTATAGCATTGCCAGTGTACTGGCTAATGTGTTCAGCTGCAACCCGGTTGCGAAATCCTGGGACATGCGAATCGTTCATGGTTCCTGCATGGACCGGCCGACCTTTTACTTTTGGAATGCCGGACTCGGTATATTTACAGATTTTGCCACTGTGCTCGTGCCTGT gccatggctgcgacgACTGCAAATGCCGAATCGACAGAAGATCGCTGTCGGCTGTATTTTAGCGACTGGATGTTT CGTCGGTATCGTGAGCTGCATCCGGCTTTCCAGTCTGTACATCCTTCAGCACACTGACGACCTAACCT GGGCTACAACCAATGCCCTAATGTGGTGTGTGATCGAACTAAATCTAGGCATCTTTGGCGGCTGCGTGACGGCCATGAGACCGTTCATGCGGTGCTACTTCCCCCGCCTGCTCGGCCTGTCATCGTACAGCGGCGACAAATATCCATCACGGAGTCGTGGCAACTCACTCCCTCTCCATTCAATTCCCCGCAGCAACCATCCAACCTTTTCGAACCGCGGTCACAATCACTCGACCGCGTACAAGTCGGCCCTGGATAACTCGAGCGAAGAGCACATTCTATCAGGCGCTTCCGCCCCGTCGGGCGCAGGCAAGGAAATCGACGGCATCATCCGAACAGTGGAAGTCGATATCAAGAAATCgggaggttga